In Arsenicicoccus sp. oral taxon 190, the following are encoded in one genomic region:
- the argB gene encoding acetylglutamate kinase — protein MTTTPSPRPRATPRLLESHPRTLAKASVLVEALPWMERFRGALVVVKYGGNAMVDDDLKRAFAQDIAFLRYAGLRPVVVHGGGPQIAAMLQRLGLTSEFRGGLRVTTPEVMDVVRMVLTGQVGRELVGLLNQHGPLAVGLSGEDAHLFGARRRGTVVDGEDVDLGLVGDVEVVNPAAVQDILDAGRVPVVSTVAPDLDQDGQVLNVNADTAAAALAVALGATKLVVLTDVEGVYLRYPDPDSLLATMTVDEAEELAGRVDAGMIPKLQACVAAVRGGVGQAHMIDGRVAHALLLEVFTSEGVGTMITAADDEPGTEPQEAV, from the coding sequence ATGACGACCACTCCCAGCCCCCGCCCCCGGGCCACGCCGCGACTGCTCGAGTCCCACCCGCGCACCCTCGCCAAGGCGTCCGTGCTCGTCGAGGCGCTGCCCTGGATGGAGCGCTTCCGCGGCGCCCTGGTCGTCGTCAAGTACGGCGGCAACGCCATGGTCGACGACGACCTCAAGCGGGCCTTCGCCCAGGACATCGCGTTCCTGCGCTACGCCGGGCTGCGGCCCGTGGTCGTGCACGGCGGTGGCCCCCAGATCGCGGCGATGCTGCAGCGGCTCGGCCTGACCAGCGAGTTCCGGGGCGGCCTGCGGGTCACGACGCCGGAGGTCATGGACGTCGTGCGGATGGTGCTCACCGGCCAGGTGGGTCGGGAGCTCGTCGGGCTGCTCAACCAGCACGGCCCGCTCGCCGTCGGTCTGTCGGGGGAGGACGCCCACCTCTTCGGGGCCCGCCGCCGGGGCACCGTCGTCGACGGCGAGGACGTGGACCTCGGCCTCGTCGGGGACGTGGAGGTCGTCAACCCCGCTGCCGTGCAGGACATCCTGGACGCGGGCCGGGTCCCCGTCGTGTCCACCGTCGCCCCGGACCTCGACCAGGACGGCCAGGTCCTCAACGTCAACGCCGACACCGCCGCGGCCGCCCTGGCGGTGGCGCTCGGGGCCACCAAGCTCGTGGTCCTCACCGACGTCGAGGGCGTCTACCTGCGCTACCCCGACCCCGACTCGCTGCTCGCGACGATGACCGTCGACGAGGCCGAGGAGCTCGCCGGACGCGTGGACGCCGGCATGATCCCCAAGCTGCAGGCCTGCGTCGCGGCCGTCCGGGGCGGCGTCGGCCAGGCCCACATGATCGACGGTCGGGTCGCGCACGCGCTGCTGCTCGAGGTCTTCACCAGCGAAGGGGTCGGCACGATGATCACCGCTGCCGACGACGAGCCCGGCACCGAGCCCCAGGAGGCCGTATGA
- a CDS encoding arginine repressor: MIAPTRGARHQLIADILARTTVRSQNELLELLAAEGVEITQATLSRDLVDLGAVKVRQGRTLVYALPGLGGDQTPRIAPDHAEISGRLRKVCEELLVSARSSANLVIVRTPPGAANFLASAIDMARESDIVGTIAGDDTILVISSEPDGGQAVAAKLLRLAGVTED; the protein is encoded by the coding sequence ATGATCGCCCCCACCCGTGGTGCCCGGCACCAGCTCATCGCCGACATCCTGGCCCGCACCACCGTGCGCTCCCAGAACGAGCTGCTCGAGCTGCTCGCGGCCGAGGGGGTCGAGATCACGCAGGCGACGCTGTCGCGCGACCTGGTCGACCTCGGCGCGGTCAAGGTGCGTCAGGGACGCACCCTGGTCTACGCCCTGCCGGGGCTCGGGGGTGACCAGACGCCGCGCATCGCGCCCGACCACGCCGAGATCTCCGGTCGGCTGCGCAAGGTGTGCGAGGAGCTGCTCGTGTCGGCCCGTTCTTCGGCAAACCTGGTCATCGTGCGCACCCCGCCGGGGGCCGCCAACTTCCTCGCCTCCGCGATCGACATGGCCCGCGAGAGCGACATCGTCGGGACCATCGCCGGCGATGACACCATCCTGGTCATCTCCTCCGAGCCGGACGGCGGGCAGGCGGTCGCGGCCAAGCTGCTCCGCCTCGCCGGCGTGACGGAGGACTGA
- the argH gene encoding argininosuccinate lyase, whose product MSSERTSLWGGRFAGGPADALAALSRSTHFDWRLAPYDIAGSRAHARVLHRAGLLDDETLAAMLDALRALREDVESGRFAPAEDDEDVHTALERGLIERAGPDVGGRLRAGRSRNDQVATLFRMYLRDHARRVSGLVLDVVDALLAQAEAHAGTAMPGRTHLQHAQPVLLAHHLLAHAWALLRDVQRFVDWDVRAAVSPYGSGALAGSSLGLDPEAVAADLGFAASVDNSIDGTASRDVMAEFAFVSAMVAVDVSRLAEEVVLWATKEFSFVTLDDAYSTGSSIMPQKKNPDVAELARGKAGRLVGDLAGLLTTLKALPLAYNRDLQEDKEPVFDAIDTLELLLPAFSGMVATLVFHDDRLESLAPQGFSLATDVAEWLVREGVPFRVAHEVAGACVRVCEERGIELWDLSDEDLAGISEHLRPGVRSVLSVPGSLASRDAKGGTAPARVAEQRDRVRAVAAELRDFAGATPVVRD is encoded by the coding sequence ATGAGCTCCGAGCGCACCAGCCTCTGGGGCGGTCGCTTCGCGGGTGGACCCGCGGACGCGCTGGCCGCCCTGTCCCGCTCCACCCACTTCGACTGGCGGCTCGCGCCCTACGACATCGCGGGGTCGCGGGCCCACGCGCGGGTGCTGCACCGCGCCGGGCTGCTCGACGACGAGACCCTGGCCGCGATGCTCGACGCGCTGCGCGCGCTGCGCGAGGACGTCGAGTCGGGCCGGTTCGCCCCGGCCGAGGACGACGAGGACGTCCACACCGCCCTGGAGCGCGGCCTGATCGAGCGGGCCGGCCCCGACGTGGGCGGCCGGCTCCGCGCGGGCCGGTCGCGCAACGACCAGGTGGCGACGCTCTTCCGGATGTACCTGCGCGACCACGCCCGCCGCGTGAGCGGCCTCGTGCTCGACGTCGTGGACGCCCTGCTCGCCCAGGCGGAGGCGCACGCCGGCACGGCGATGCCGGGGCGCACCCACCTGCAGCACGCCCAGCCCGTCCTGCTGGCCCACCACCTGCTGGCCCACGCCTGGGCGCTGCTGCGCGACGTGCAGCGGTTCGTCGACTGGGACGTCCGGGCCGCGGTCTCGCCCTACGGGTCCGGCGCGCTGGCCGGCTCGTCCCTCGGCCTCGACCCCGAGGCGGTCGCCGCCGACCTGGGCTTCGCGGCGAGCGTGGACAACTCCATCGACGGCACCGCGTCCCGCGACGTCATGGCCGAGTTCGCCTTCGTGTCCGCCATGGTCGCGGTCGACGTGTCCCGGCTCGCGGAGGAGGTCGTGCTCTGGGCGACCAAGGAGTTCAGCTTCGTCACCCTCGACGACGCCTACTCCACCGGGTCGAGCATCATGCCGCAGAAGAAGAACCCCGACGTCGCCGAGCTGGCCCGCGGCAAGGCGGGTCGGCTGGTCGGGGACCTCGCGGGCCTGCTCACCACGCTCAAGGCGCTCCCGCTGGCCTACAACCGCGACCTGCAGGAGGACAAGGAGCCGGTCTTCGACGCGATCGACACGCTCGAGCTGCTGCTGCCGGCCTTCAGCGGCATGGTGGCGACCCTCGTCTTCCACGACGACCGCCTGGAGTCCCTTGCGCCCCAAGGCTTCTCGCTCGCGACCGACGTGGCCGAGTGGCTGGTGCGCGAGGGGGTGCCCTTCCGGGTCGCTCACGAGGTCGCCGGCGCCTGCGTGCGGGTCTGCGAGGAGCGGGGCATCGAGCTGTGGGACCTGTCCGACGAGGACCTCGCCGGGATCTCCGAGCACCTGCGGCCGGGGGTGCGCTCCGTGCTGTCGGTGCCCGGGTCGCTGGCGTCCCGCGACGCCAAGGGCGGCACGGCTCCGGCCCGCGTCGCCGAGCAACGCGACCGGGTCCGTGCCGTCGCCGCCGAGCTGCGCGACTTCGCCGGGGCCACCCCGGTCGTGCGCGACTGA
- a CDS encoding acetylornithine transaminase: MTTATATLDRSQEVLLGVFGRPRLTLVRGEGCHVWDADGRRYLDLLGGIAVSSLGHGHPALVEAISRAARELVHVSNFFVTPDQVRLGERLLELAGAPDGSRVFLCNSGTEAIEAVVKLARRTGRRRVVAAEGAFHGRSTGALALTHKQAYREPFEPLMSEVTFVPYGDTAALRAAVDETVAAVVLEPIQGEAGVIPASGDYLRAAREATTAAGALLVLDEIQTGVGRTGRWFAHQEHGIRPDVMTLAKGLAGGVPIGAVVTYGDAVSGLLGPGQHGTTFGGNALACAAALAVLDTIERDGLLQQAAATGEHLAQAVTALGHPGATEVRGAGLLRAIGLAGDVSAQVTAALEASGLIVNPVRPDAIRVAPPLILTTEQADELVAALPAALDRIASSHGGPS, encoded by the coding sequence ATGACGACCGCCACCGCCACCCTCGACCGCTCCCAGGAGGTGCTGCTGGGCGTCTTCGGGCGGCCCCGCCTCACGCTCGTGCGGGGCGAGGGCTGCCACGTGTGGGACGCCGACGGCCGCCGCTACCTCGACCTGCTGGGGGGCATCGCCGTCAGCAGCCTCGGGCACGGCCACCCGGCCCTCGTCGAGGCGATCAGCCGGGCGGCCCGGGAGCTCGTGCACGTGTCCAACTTCTTCGTGACCCCGGACCAGGTCCGGCTCGGGGAGCGGCTGCTCGAGCTGGCGGGCGCCCCGGACGGTTCGCGAGTCTTCTTGTGCAACAGCGGGACCGAGGCGATCGAGGCCGTCGTCAAGCTGGCGCGGCGCACCGGTCGGCGGCGGGTCGTCGCGGCGGAGGGCGCCTTCCACGGCCGCTCCACCGGCGCGCTCGCGCTGACCCACAAGCAGGCCTACCGGGAGCCCTTCGAGCCCCTCATGAGCGAGGTCACCTTCGTGCCCTACGGCGACACGGCGGCGCTGCGGGCCGCCGTGGACGAGACGGTGGCGGCCGTCGTGCTGGAGCCGATCCAGGGGGAGGCGGGCGTCATACCGGCCTCCGGCGACTATCTGCGGGCCGCGCGGGAGGCGACCACGGCCGCGGGCGCGCTGCTGGTGCTCGACGAGATCCAGACCGGGGTGGGCCGCACCGGGCGGTGGTTCGCGCACCAGGAGCACGGGATCCGCCCCGACGTGATGACCCTCGCCAAGGGGCTCGCCGGAGGCGTGCCGATCGGGGCGGTGGTCACCTACGGCGACGCCGTCAGCGGCCTGCTCGGGCCGGGCCAGCACGGGACCACCTTCGGCGGCAACGCGCTCGCCTGCGCCGCTGCGCTCGCCGTGCTCGACACCATCGAGCGGGACGGCCTGCTGCAGCAGGCCGCGGCGACCGGCGAGCACCTGGCGCAGGCCGTCACGGCGCTGGGGCACCCCGGCGCGACGGAGGTCCGCGGGGCCGGGCTGCTGCGCGCCATCGGCCTCGCCGGGGACGTCTCGGCGCAGGTCACCGCCGCGCTCGAGGCATCAGGGCTTATCGTCAACCCAGTGCGTCCCGACGCCATCCGGGTCGCGCCACCGCTCATCCTGACCACCGAGCAGGCCGACGAGCTCGTCGCCGCCCTGCCCGCCGCGCTCGACCGGATCGCCTCGTCGCACGGAGGACCATCATGA
- the tyrS gene encoding tyrosine--tRNA ligase, translated as MSTILDELQWRGLVAQTTDEQALRQALEDGPVTVYCGFDPTAPSLHFGNLVQLITLRHLQRAGHRVIGLVGGSTGLVGDPRPSSERTLKTKEQTAADVERIRAQVVTILGEDTANPATFVNNLDWTEPISALDFLRDYGKHFRVNQMIKKDAVAARLNSDQGISYTEFSYQILQALDYLELYRRYGCTLQTGGQDQWGNLTAGVDLIGRVEGASVHVLTTPLLTDSSGEKFGKSAGNAVWLDPTMTSPYAFYQYWINVEDASVVTLLKVFTDRTREEIADLERQVAEEPFRRMAQKVLAADVTTLVHGAEATAAVQAASEALFGKGDLTSLDERTLLDATAELPGGPVHLGDSVVDALVAAGLVASRNEARRAVKDGGVSVNNVKVTDGEATLGEEDFLHGRVVLLKRGRKSMAAGRRARD; from the coding sequence GTGAGCACCATCCTCGACGAGCTGCAGTGGCGCGGTCTGGTGGCGCAGACCACCGACGAGCAGGCCCTGCGACAGGCCCTCGAGGACGGACCGGTCACGGTCTACTGCGGCTTCGACCCGACGGCGCCCTCGCTGCACTTCGGCAACCTCGTGCAGCTGATCACGCTGCGGCACCTGCAGCGAGCCGGGCACCGCGTCATCGGGCTCGTCGGCGGCTCGACCGGGCTGGTGGGTGACCCGCGGCCGTCGAGCGAGCGGACGCTCAAGACCAAGGAGCAGACCGCGGCCGACGTCGAGCGCATCAGGGCGCAGGTCGTGACGATCCTCGGCGAGGACACGGCCAACCCGGCCACCTTCGTCAACAACCTGGACTGGACCGAGCCGATCTCGGCCCTCGACTTCCTGCGCGACTACGGCAAGCACTTCCGGGTCAACCAGATGATCAAGAAGGACGCCGTAGCCGCGCGGCTCAACTCCGACCAGGGCATCTCCTACACGGAGTTCAGCTACCAGATCCTGCAGGCCCTCGACTACCTCGAGCTCTACCGCCGCTACGGCTGCACGCTGCAGACCGGTGGGCAGGACCAGTGGGGCAACCTCACCGCGGGGGTCGACCTGATCGGACGGGTCGAGGGGGCGTCGGTGCACGTGCTGACGACACCGCTGCTGACGGACTCCTCGGGCGAGAAGTTCGGGAAGTCCGCCGGCAACGCCGTCTGGCTCGACCCGACGATGACCTCGCCGTACGCCTTCTACCAGTACTGGATCAACGTCGAGGACGCGTCGGTCGTCACGCTCCTCAAGGTCTTCACCGACCGCACGCGCGAGGAGATCGCCGACCTGGAGCGCCAGGTGGCCGAGGAGCCCTTCCGTCGTATGGCGCAGAAGGTGCTCGCCGCCGACGTGACGACGCTCGTGCACGGTGCGGAGGCGACGGCGGCCGTCCAGGCGGCCTCCGAGGCGCTGTTCGGCAAGGGGGACCTCACGTCCCTGGACGAGCGGACGCTGCTGGACGCCACGGCCGAGCTGCCCGGCGGCCCGGTGCACCTCGGGGACAGCGTGGTCGACGCCCTGGTGGCGGCGGGGCTGGTGGCCTCGCGCAACGAGGCTCGCCGCGCGGTCAAGGACGGCGGGGTGTCGGTCAACAACGTCAAGGTGACCGACGGGGAGGCGACGCTGGGTGAGGAGGACTTCCTGCACGGCCGGGTGGTCCTGCTCAAGCGGGGTCGCAAGTCGATGGCCGCCGGGCGACGGGCGCGGGACTGA
- a CDS encoding GNAT family N-acetyltransferase has protein sequence MSSSRARSSVGDAVRTERLSLRPFAESDFKAVRSYLSDPQVMRYLDDPYTDKQVKRFLTRWVGDDPPVLALVKRGKDKVVGHVVFHRYEHPDVYEISWVLHPKYHRRGYATEIGRALLDHAFGRLGAHRVFATTVEGNQAACRLLHRLGMTREAVLRQSVPVEQGWADEYYFAMLASDQADVDPAAELRASRAG, from the coding sequence GTGAGCAGCAGCAGGGCTCGTTCCTCGGTGGGTGACGCGGTCAGGACCGAGCGTCTGAGCCTGCGGCCGTTCGCCGAGAGCGACTTCAAGGCGGTCCGCAGCTACCTGTCCGACCCGCAGGTCATGCGCTACCTCGACGACCCCTACACCGACAAGCAGGTCAAGCGCTTCCTGACCCGCTGGGTGGGGGACGACCCGCCCGTGCTCGCCCTCGTCAAGCGCGGCAAGGACAAGGTCGTGGGGCACGTCGTGTTCCACCGCTACGAGCACCCGGACGTCTACGAGATCTCCTGGGTCCTGCACCCCAAGTACCACCGTCGCGGCTACGCCACCGAGATCGGGCGCGCGCTGCTGGACCACGCCTTCGGCAGGCTCGGGGCCCATCGGGTCTTCGCGACCACCGTGGAGGGCAACCAGGCGGCCTGCCGGCTGCTGCACCGGCTCGGGATGACCCGGGAGGCCGTGCTGCGCCAGTCGGTGCCGGTCGAGCAGGGATGGGCCGACGAGTACTACTTCGCCATGCTCGCCTCCGACCAGGCCGACGTGGACCCGGCTGCAGAGCTGCGAGCGAGTAGGGCAGGCTAG
- a CDS encoding DNA-3-methyladenine glycosylase has protein sequence MLTRDFFARPVLEVAPDLLGCVLRHGPVSLRLTEVEAYAGQVDPGSHAFRGPTPRTRVMFGEAGHLYVYLSYGMHHAVNVVTGPTGEASAVLLRAAQVVAGAPEVAERRPGIRPRDWARGPGRLTRALGLDLAHHGLDLLDPDGQVHLDPAVDPPAPGSVLTGPRVGVSGPGGDGERFPWRFWIAGEQTVSAYRPGTPRRRRPAPPGAATSGPTSGPTSPPTSPPTSRPGTVQRSDPGGTGVLGWG, from the coding sequence ATGCTGACGCGCGACTTCTTCGCGCGCCCCGTGCTCGAGGTGGCGCCCGACCTGCTCGGGTGCGTCCTGCGCCACGGCCCGGTCTCGTTGCGGCTCACCGAGGTCGAGGCGTATGCCGGTCAGGTGGACCCCGGCTCGCACGCGTTCCGTGGCCCCACCCCGAGGACCCGGGTGATGTTCGGCGAGGCGGGGCACCTGTACGTCTACCTGTCCTACGGCATGCACCACGCCGTCAACGTCGTCACCGGGCCGACGGGCGAGGCTTCGGCCGTGCTGCTGCGTGCGGCGCAGGTCGTGGCGGGAGCCCCCGAGGTGGCCGAGCGGCGGCCCGGCATACGGCCGCGGGACTGGGCCCGAGGACCGGGGCGACTGACCCGGGCCCTCGGTCTGGACCTGGCGCACCACGGGCTGGACCTGCTGGACCCGGACGGGCAGGTGCACCTGGACCCGGCGGTGGATCCTCCGGCCCCCGGCTCCGTGCTCACCGGCCCCAGGGTGGGGGTCTCGGGGCCCGGCGGGGACGGGGAACGCTTCCCCTGGCGGTTCTGGATCGCGGGGGAGCAGACGGTGTCGGCCTACCGCCCGGGGACGCCCCGCCGGCGGCGGCCCGCACCACCCGGCGCTGCCACCTCCGGACCCACCTCCGGACCGACCTCCCCGCCCACCTCCCCGCCCACCTCCCGACCAGGCACCGTCCAGAGGTCGGACCCCGGAGGCACGGGGGTTCTAGGCTGGGGGTGA
- the argJ gene encoding bifunctional glutamate N-acetyltransferase/amino-acid acetyltransferase ArgJ — MSATAARGFRAAGVTAGLKPSGRPDVALVVNDGPDHHGAAVFTSNRVEAAPVTWSRQVLADGRIDAVVLNSGGANACTGPEGFLDSHRTAEQVAELLGISAGDVVVCSTGLIGERLPMDRLRAGVSEAAASLSGDGGPAAAEAIMTTDTRPKQAQASGDGWVVGGMAKGAGMLAPSLATMLVVLTTDAVVDPATLDRALRTATAASFDRVDSDGCQSTNDTVVLLASGASGTAPGEEQLTHLLTEVCQDLARQLVGDAEGAHHDIRIEVVHAVDEDDALEVARSVARNNLFKCAVFGNDPNWGRVLAAVGTTSAEFDPYRLDVAINGVQVCRAMGVGEPRDRLDLTPREVHVQVDLHAGDAAATVWTNDLTHDYVHENSAYST; from the coding sequence GTGAGCGCCACCGCGGCCCGCGGCTTCCGGGCGGCCGGGGTCACGGCGGGGCTCAAGCCGAGCGGCCGGCCCGACGTCGCCCTCGTCGTCAACGACGGCCCCGACCACCACGGCGCCGCGGTCTTCACGAGCAACCGGGTGGAGGCGGCGCCCGTCACGTGGAGCCGTCAGGTCCTCGCCGACGGGCGTATCGACGCGGTCGTGCTCAACTCCGGGGGAGCCAACGCGTGCACCGGGCCCGAGGGCTTCCTCGACAGCCACCGCACCGCCGAGCAGGTCGCCGAGCTGCTGGGGATCAGCGCCGGCGACGTCGTGGTGTGCTCGACGGGCCTCATCGGCGAGCGACTGCCGATGGACCGGCTGCGGGCCGGGGTGAGCGAGGCCGCGGCCTCTCTCTCGGGCGACGGCGGTCCGGCTGCGGCAGAGGCCATCATGACCACCGACACCCGTCCCAAGCAGGCGCAGGCGAGCGGTGACGGCTGGGTCGTCGGCGGGATGGCCAAGGGGGCCGGCATGCTCGCCCCGTCCCTCGCGACGATGCTCGTCGTGCTGACGACGGACGCGGTGGTCGACCCCGCGACGCTCGACCGGGCGCTGCGCACGGCGACCGCCGCGAGCTTCGACCGCGTCGACTCCGACGGCTGCCAGTCCACCAACGACACCGTCGTGCTGCTCGCGTCCGGGGCGAGCGGGACCGCACCCGGCGAGGAGCAGCTCACGCACCTGCTCACGGAGGTCTGCCAGGACCTCGCCCGACAGCTCGTCGGCGACGCCGAGGGCGCCCACCACGACATCCGCATCGAGGTGGTGCACGCGGTCGACGAGGACGACGCCCTGGAGGTGGCCCGGTCCGTCGCCCGCAACAACCTCTTCAAGTGCGCCGTCTTCGGCAACGACCCCAACTGGGGCCGCGTCCTCGCCGCCGTCGGCACGACCTCCGCCGAGTTCGACCCCTATCGCCTGGACGTGGCGATCAACGGCGTCCAGGTGTGCCGCGCCATGGGTGTCGGCGAGCCGCGCGATCGCTTGGACCTGACACCGCGCGAGGTGCACGTCCAGGTGGACCTGCACGCCGGCGACGCGGCAGCGACCGTCTGGACCAACGACCTCACCCACGACTACGTCCACGAGAACTCCGCGTACAGCACATGA
- the argC gene encoding N-acetyl-gamma-glutamyl-phosphate reductase: protein MRSVAVAGASGYAGGELLRLLLGHPELEVGAVCAASQAGSLLGAVHPHLMPLAERRLEAADPALLARHDVVALALPHGASAPLAAQLPDHVVVVDCGADFRLEDPAAWEAFYDTPHAGAWAYGLPELPLEAGSGRGRDALAGATRVAVPGCYPTATTLALAPGFAAGLLEPDDVVVVAASGTSGAGKGLKPHLLGAEVMGGMSPYGVGGVHRHTPEIEQNLSRVAGAAVTVSFTPTLAPMPRGILATCTARAVPSATADEVRAAWESCYAAEEFVHVLAPGRWPRTADVLGSNQVQVQVALDERTRRVVAVAAIDNLTKGTAGAAVQAINLALGLPEGLGLPTVGVAP, encoded by the coding sequence ATGAGGTCCGTAGCCGTCGCCGGTGCGAGCGGGTATGCCGGCGGCGAGCTGCTCCGGCTGCTGCTCGGCCACCCCGAGCTGGAGGTCGGTGCCGTCTGCGCCGCCTCCCAGGCAGGCAGCCTGCTCGGGGCCGTCCACCCCCACCTGATGCCCCTCGCCGAGCGGCGTCTCGAGGCCGCCGACCCCGCGCTGCTGGCCCGCCACGACGTGGTGGCGCTGGCGCTGCCCCACGGGGCGTCCGCGCCGCTAGCGGCGCAGCTGCCGGACCACGTCGTGGTCGTGGACTGCGGGGCCGACTTCCGGTTGGAGGACCCGGCCGCGTGGGAGGCCTTCTACGACACCCCCCATGCCGGCGCCTGGGCCTACGGGCTGCCCGAGCTGCCCCTCGAGGCGGGGTCAGGTCGCGGTCGCGACGCCCTGGCCGGTGCGACCCGCGTCGCGGTCCCCGGCTGCTACCCGACGGCCACGACGCTCGCGCTGGCGCCCGGCTTCGCGGCCGGCCTGCTCGAGCCCGACGACGTCGTGGTCGTCGCCGCCAGCGGCACCAGCGGGGCCGGCAAGGGGCTCAAGCCGCACCTCCTCGGCGCCGAGGTGATGGGGGGCATGTCGCCGTACGGCGTCGGCGGGGTGCACCGGCACACGCCCGAGATCGAGCAGAACCTCTCCCGCGTCGCCGGCGCCGCCGTCACCGTCTCCTTCACGCCCACCCTGGCCCCCATGCCACGCGGCATCCTCGCCACCTGCACCGCCCGGGCCGTGCCCTCGGCGACCGCCGACGAGGTGCGCGCCGCGTGGGAGTCCTGCTACGCGGCAGAGGAGTTCGTGCACGTCCTGGCGCCCGGCCGCTGGCCCCGCACCGCCGACGTGCTGGGCTCCAACCAGGTCCAGGTGCAGGTCGCCCTGGACGAGCGCACCCGCCGGGTCGTCGCCGTGGCCGCCATCGACAACCTCACCAAGGGCACCGCGGGGGCCGCCGTGCAGGCCATCAACCTCGCGCTCGGCCTGCCGGAGGGCCTCGGCCTGCCGACCGTGGGGGTCGCGCCGTGA